A genomic stretch from Neodiprion fabricii isolate iyNeoFabr1 chromosome 3, iyNeoFabr1.1, whole genome shotgun sequence includes:
- the LOC124178658 gene encoding histone H3, translating into MARTKQTARKSTGGKAPRKQLATKAARKSAPATGGVKKPHRYRPGTVALREIRRYQKSTELLIRKLPFQRLVREIAQDFKTDLRFQSSAVMALQEASEAYLVGLFEDTNLCAIHAKRVTIMPKDIQLARRIRGERA; encoded by the coding sequence ATGGCACGTACGAAGCAGACTGCTCGCAAATCCACCGGCGGTAAGGCGCCCAGGAAGCAGCTGGCGACGAAGGCAGCTCGCAAGAGTGCACCAGCAACTGGAGGAGTGAAGAAGCCGCATCGTTACCGCCCGGGAACCGTTGCCCTTCGTGAAATTCGTCGTTACCAGAAGAGCACCGAACTCCTTATCCGCAAGCTGCCCTTCCAGCGTTTGGTGCGTGAGATTGCGCAGGACTTCAAAACCGATCTTCGATTCCAGAGTTCTGCTGTCATGGCTCTCCAGGAAGCTAGCGAGGCTTACCTGGTCGGTCTGTTCGAGGATACGAACCTGTGCGCCATCCACGCCAAACGAGTCACGATCATGCCCAAAGACATTCAGCTGGCTCGTCGTATTCGAGGCGAACGTGCATAA
- the LOC124178660 gene encoding histone H2A, translating to MSGRGKGGKVKGKAKSRSSRAGLQFPVGRIHRLLRKGNYAERVGAGAPVYLAAVMEYLAAEVLELAGNAARDNKKTRIIPRHLQLAIRNDEELNKLLSGVTIAQGGVLPNIQAVLLPKKTEKKA from the coding sequence ATGTCTGGACGCGGTAAAGGCGGTAAAGTCAAGGGCAAGGCAAAGTCCCGTTCTAGTAGAGCAGGACTTCAGTTCCCGGTGGGTCGTATTCATCGGCTACTTCGCAAAGGAAATTATGCCGAACGAGTTGGTGCTGGAGCTCCGGTATACCTCGCCGCTGTGATGGAGTACTTGGCTGCTGAAGTTTTGGAATTAGCCGGTAATGCTGCCCGGGACAATAAGAAGACCAGGATTATTCCTCGTCATTTGCAGCTGGCCATTCGTAACGATGAAGAGTTGAACAAACTGTTGTCTGGAGTTACTATTGCCCAAGGTGGTGTTCTGCCCAACATTCAGGCTGTTCTCCTACCAAAGAAGACCGAGAAGAAGGCTTAA
- the LOC124178661 gene encoding histone H2B-like encodes MPPKASGKAAKKAGKAQKNITKGDKKKKRRRKESYAIYIYKVLKQVHPDTGISSKAMSIMNSFVNDIFERIAAESSRLAHYNKRSTITSREIQTAVRLLLPGELAKHAVSEGTKAVTKYTSSK; translated from the coding sequence ATGCCACCCAAAGCCAGCGGTAAAGCAGCAAAGAAGGCTGGCAAGGCACAGAAGAATATCACCAAGGgtgataagaagaaaaagcgCAGGAGGAAGGAGAGCTATGCAATCTATATCTACAAGGTCTTAAAACAAGTACACCCGGACACTGGTATCTCCAGTAAAGCGATGAGCATCATGAACAGCTTTGTCAACGACATATTTGAACGAATCGCCGCCGAATCATCTCGACTTGCCCACTACAACAAGCGGTCAACTATCACATCTCGGGAAATTCAAACCGCAGTTAGGTTACTGCTACCTGGAGAACTTGCCAAGCACGCTGTATCCGAAGGCACCAAAGCCGTGACCAAATATACAAGTTCGAAGTGA